In Curtobacterium sp. TC1, the following proteins share a genomic window:
- the hemQ gene encoding hydrogen peroxide-dependent heme synthase, whose protein sequence is MSSDAPTNTAPAHSPHETDPATGIDPNLMTAYALWAVFRRPLGPVHRVGEDAVAELDAVIASAAERGVTTRGFYDVSGFRADADVMIWLHGDDAQAVQAVLREIRRTGLFQDAEPVWHVMAMHREAEFNKRHTPAFLRGKDPEAWITVYPFVRSFEWYLLPEDERSKMLRDHGIAGAKYRRVLTNTIATFALSDYEWILPLESPELVDLVDLMRDLRATEARLHVREEVPFFTGRRVTTAELPEVLS, encoded by the coding sequence ATGAGTTCCGACGCGCCCACGAACACCGCGCCCGCGCATTCCCCGCACGAGACCGACCCCGCCACCGGGATCGATCCCAACCTGATGACGGCCTACGCGCTGTGGGCCGTCTTCCGCCGTCCGCTCGGACCCGTGCACCGAGTCGGTGAGGACGCCGTGGCCGAGCTGGACGCCGTGATCGCGTCCGCCGCCGAGCGTGGCGTGACGACCCGGGGCTTCTACGACGTCTCCGGGTTCCGCGCCGACGCCGACGTCATGATCTGGCTGCACGGCGACGACGCGCAGGCCGTCCAGGCGGTGCTGCGCGAGATCCGTCGCACCGGGCTCTTCCAGGACGCCGAGCCGGTCTGGCACGTCATGGCGATGCACCGCGAAGCCGAGTTCAACAAGCGGCACACCCCCGCCTTCCTGCGCGGCAAGGACCCCGAGGCGTGGATCACGGTGTACCCGTTCGTCCGCTCCTTCGAGTGGTACCTGCTGCCCGAGGACGAGCGCTCGAAGATGCTCCGCGACCACGGGATCGCCGGTGCGAAGTACCGCCGCGTCCTCACGAACACCATCGCGACCTTCGCCCTGAGCGACTACGAGTGGATCCTGCCGCTCGAGAGCCCCGAGCTCGTCGACCTCGTCGACCTGATGCGCGACCTGCGGGCCACCGAGGCGCGCCTGCACGTGCGCGAAGAGGTCCCCTTCTTCACGGGTCGTCGCGTGACGACCGCCGAACTCCCGGAGGTGCTGTCATGA
- a CDS encoding ferrochelatase, which yields MTDTSMITNGQPVLAATPAAASGPEHVEVPTAYDAILLAGFGGPEGQDDVIPFLRNVTRGRGIPDERLEEVAHHYRHFGGVSPINAQNRALKAALEAELASRGIDMPVLWGNRNWEPYLEGAFTEASDKGYNKLIAIATSAYSSFSSCRQYREDYARVLDETGLLGTIEIDKIRQFFDHPGFVRPFVDGVRDGMARAIAENDGLDVATELHVLFSTHSIPSTDAAKSGPDYRGFDEHGAYEAQHLAVAQVVLDQAWAELLEQPEHAHLQGTSKPAWKLVYQSRSGPPTQPWLEPDINDYMNEDLKGGSTRAVLIVPLGFVSDHMEVMWDLDEEATETAGELGFWSLRTQTPGIDPAYVSGLVDLVLERVNGTPTSERPHLTDIGPWYDVCRPGCCENVRAGFKPAAAGVAP from the coding sequence ATGACCGACACCAGCATGATCACGAACGGCCAGCCCGTCCTCGCCGCCACCCCCGCGGCGGCGTCCGGACCGGAACACGTCGAGGTCCCGACCGCCTACGACGCGATCCTGCTCGCCGGCTTCGGTGGGCCCGAGGGCCAGGACGACGTCATCCCGTTCCTGCGCAACGTCACCCGCGGCCGGGGCATCCCGGACGAGCGGCTCGAGGAGGTCGCCCACCACTACCGGCACTTCGGCGGCGTGAGCCCGATCAACGCGCAGAACCGCGCGCTGAAGGCCGCGCTCGAGGCCGAGCTGGCGTCGCGCGGCATCGACATGCCCGTGCTCTGGGGCAACCGCAACTGGGAGCCCTACCTGGAAGGCGCCTTCACCGAGGCATCCGACAAGGGCTACAACAAGCTCATCGCCATCGCGACGAGCGCCTACTCGTCGTTCTCCAGCTGCCGCCAGTACCGCGAGGACTACGCGCGCGTCCTGGACGAGACCGGGCTGCTCGGCACCATCGAGATCGACAAGATCCGGCAGTTCTTCGACCACCCCGGCTTCGTCCGGCCCTTCGTCGACGGTGTCCGTGACGGCATGGCCCGTGCCATCGCCGAGAACGACGGGCTCGACGTCGCCACCGAGCTGCACGTGCTGTTCTCGACCCACTCGATCCCGTCGACCGACGCCGCGAAGTCCGGCCCGGACTACCGCGGCTTCGACGAGCACGGTGCCTACGAGGCGCAGCACCTCGCCGTGGCGCAGGTCGTCCTCGACCAGGCATGGGCGGAGCTGCTCGAGCAGCCCGAGCACGCGCACCTGCAGGGCACGTCGAAGCCGGCGTGGAAGCTCGTCTACCAGTCGCGCTCCGGCCCCCCGACGCAGCCGTGGCTCGAGCCCGACATCAACGACTACATGAACGAGGACCTCAAGGGCGGCTCGACGCGGGCCGTGCTGATCGTCCCGCTCGGCTTCGTCAGCGACCACATGGAGGTCATGTGGGACCTCGACGAGGAAGCCACCGAGACCGCCGGGGAACTCGGCTTCTGGTCGCTCCGCACGCAGACCCCCGGCATCGACCCGGCCTACGTGTCCGGCCTGGTCGACCTGGTCCTCGAGCGCGTCAACGGCACCCCGACCAGCGAGCGTCCGCACCTGACCGACATCGGCCCCTGGTACGACGTCTGCCGCCCGGGCTGCTGCGAGAACGTCCGCGCCGGCTTCAAGCCCGCCGCCGCCGGCGTCGCGCCGTGA
- the hemC gene encoding hydroxymethylbilane synthase, translating to MTDGPTPIRLGTRASRLAVAQSQDVADRLAAAAGRPVELVTVTSEGDTNRASLASLGGTGVFASALREALVAGEVDVLVHSLKDLPTAPYPGLTIAAVPKRADARDVLVARNGATVESLPEGAKVGTGSPRRVAQLKAKRPDLDVIDIRGNIDTRLGRVDDDLDAVVLAAAGLGRIDRLSAATELLDLGFWPSAPGQGALAIETRADEADTNLLAALRKIEHAPTRLTVTAEREVLAKLEAGCSAPIGATAVVDAELLLVSATVYSPDGSEYRTASHAAVLEGSAQDRLAEALEVGGRVAAELLENGAGDLADLADSVK from the coding sequence GTGACCGACGGACCGACCCCGATCCGGCTCGGCACGCGCGCCAGTCGGCTCGCGGTCGCGCAGTCGCAGGACGTCGCCGACCGCCTGGCAGCGGCGGCCGGCCGCCCGGTCGAGCTCGTCACCGTCACGAGCGAGGGCGACACGAACCGTGCCTCCCTGGCGTCGCTCGGTGGCACCGGCGTCTTCGCCAGCGCCCTGCGCGAGGCCCTGGTCGCCGGCGAGGTCGACGTCCTCGTGCACTCGCTCAAGGACCTGCCGACGGCGCCGTACCCGGGCCTGACGATCGCCGCCGTGCCGAAGCGCGCGGACGCCCGTGACGTCCTCGTCGCCCGCAACGGTGCCACGGTCGAGAGCCTGCCCGAGGGGGCGAAGGTCGGCACGGGCTCCCCGCGTCGTGTCGCACAGCTCAAGGCCAAGCGCCCCGACCTGGACGTCATCGACATCCGCGGCAACATCGACACGCGCCTGGGTCGCGTGGACGACGACCTCGACGCCGTCGTGCTCGCCGCCGCCGGGCTCGGTCGCATCGACCGGCTGTCGGCCGCCACCGAACTGCTCGACCTCGGCTTCTGGCCGAGTGCTCCGGGTCAGGGCGCGCTGGCGATCGAGACCCGTGCCGACGAAGCCGACACGAACCTGCTCGCCGCGCTCCGGAAGATCGAGCACGCCCCGACCCGCCTGACGGTGACGGCCGAGCGCGAGGTCCTGGCGAAGCTCGAGGCCGGCTGCTCCGCCCCGATCGGTGCGACCGCGGTCGTCGACGCCGAGCTCCTCCTCGTCTCCGCCACCGTCTACAGCCCCGACGGCAGCGAGTACCGCACGGCGTCGCACGCGGCCGTGCTCGAGGGATCCGCGCAGGACCGTCTGGCCGAAGCGCTCGAGGTCGGTGGCCGCGTTGCCGCCGAGCTGCTCGAGAACGGTGCCGGTGACCTGGCGGACCTCGCCGACTCGGTGAAGTAG
- a CDS encoding uroporphyrinogen-III synthase produces the protein MAARPAHLPAARSPEVPKSRHPEGHNRGGSEPRRRTDGESSHLDGERAPADGDQTALAGYTWVVVTSATAVTVLAERVAGLPSGVRVATVGGPTARAARAAGWVVDLVPDEASAAGLVAALPDTDGTVLFPRSEIAAPTLVDGLRARGIDVDDVVAYRTVGTGDEPITLDAVPDAVLVTSGSVAREIARRVTPLDPRTLVACIGPGTAADARAAGLPVHVVGPTRSAEALLDAVVEALNPTVPEQEGHP, from the coding sequence TTGGCCGCCCGCCCCGCCCATCTCCCCGCCGCCCGCTCGCCCGAGGTTCCGAAATCTCGGCATCCGGAGGGGCACAACCGAGGCGGTTCGGAACCTCGACGGCGCACCGACGGCGAGTCTTCGCACCTGGACGGCGAGCGTGCACCCGCGGACGGTGACCAGACCGCGCTCGCCGGGTACACGTGGGTCGTGGTGACCAGTGCGACGGCCGTGACGGTGCTCGCGGAACGCGTGGCGGGCCTCCCGTCCGGGGTGCGGGTAGCGACGGTCGGGGGGCCGACCGCCCGTGCCGCGCGTGCTGCGGGCTGGGTCGTCGACCTCGTGCCGGACGAGGCCTCGGCCGCCGGGCTCGTCGCGGCCCTGCCGGACACCGACGGCACCGTGCTCTTCCCCCGCTCCGAGATCGCTGCGCCCACGCTCGTCGACGGGCTGCGGGCCCGCGGCATCGACGTGGACGACGTGGTCGCGTACCGTACCGTGGGGACCGGCGACGAGCCGATCACCCTCGACGCGGTGCCCGACGCGGTGCTCGTGACGAGCGGCAGCGTCGCCCGCGAGATCGCCCGCCGGGTGACCCCGCTCGACCCCCGCACCCTCGTGGCCTGCATCGGCCCCGGAACCGCCGCCGACGCGCGCGCGGCCGGACTGCCGGTCCACGTCGTCGGACCCACCCGGTCCGCAGAAGCACTGCTCGACGCCGTCGTCGAAGCCCTGAACCCCACCGTCCCCGAACAGGAAGGCCACCCGTGA
- the hemB gene encoding porphobilinogen synthase, with the protein MTGRFPQVRPRRLRATPAMRRLVAETRLHPAELVLPMFIREGATDAVDISSMPGVQQHSLDSFRRALVEAAGQGIGGVNLFGVPTTKDATGSGATDPDGILNVAIRVAKEEVGDDLVVQSDLCLDEFTDHGHCGVLAADGSVDNDATLLRYRDMAVAQAEAGAELVCLSGMMDGQIAAARDALDVAGHTGTALLAYAAKYASAFYGPFREAVSSSLVGDRRTYQIDAANGRQGLREVALDVDEGADVVMVKPAMSYLDVLAETAATSPVPVWAYQISGEYAMITAAAQNGWIDRDAAAMESLVGIKRAGADAILTYFAVDIARKLNQEAGLRTSGTTAAVAGIASTGKAPE; encoded by the coding sequence GTGACCGGCCGTTTCCCACAGGTCCGCCCCCGTCGACTCCGCGCCACCCCCGCGATGCGACGGCTCGTCGCCGAGACCCGGCTGCACCCAGCCGAGCTCGTGCTGCCGATGTTCATCCGCGAGGGCGCGACCGACGCCGTCGACATCTCGAGCATGCCGGGCGTCCAGCAGCACTCGCTCGACTCGTTCCGGCGAGCACTCGTCGAGGCCGCGGGCCAGGGCATCGGCGGCGTGAACCTGTTCGGTGTGCCCACCACGAAGGACGCGACCGGGTCCGGCGCGACGGACCCCGACGGCATCCTCAACGTCGCCATCCGCGTGGCGAAGGAAGAGGTCGGTGACGACCTGGTCGTCCAGTCCGACCTGTGCCTCGACGAGTTCACCGACCACGGGCACTGCGGTGTCCTGGCGGCGGACGGCTCCGTCGACAACGACGCGACCCTGCTGCGCTACCGCGACATGGCGGTCGCGCAGGCCGAGGCCGGTGCCGAACTGGTGTGCCTGAGCGGGATGATGGACGGCCAGATCGCCGCCGCCCGCGACGCGCTCGACGTCGCCGGCCACACCGGCACGGCACTGCTGGCGTACGCGGCCAAGTACGCCTCCGCCTTCTACGGCCCCTTCCGCGAGGCCGTGTCGTCGTCGCTCGTCGGCGACCGACGGACGTACCAGATCGACGCCGCCAACGGTCGTCAGGGCCTGCGCGAGGTCGCGCTCGACGTCGACGAGGGCGCCGACGTCGTGATGGTGAAGCCCGCGATGAGCTACCTCGACGTGCTCGCCGAGACGGCCGCCACCTCGCCCGTACCGGTGTGGGCCTACCAGATCTCCGGCGAGTACGCGATGATCACCGCAGCCGCGCAGAACGGCTGGATCGACCGCGACGCCGCAGCGATGGAGTCGCTGGTCGGCATCAAGCGGGCCGGCGCCGACGCGATCCTGACCTACTTCGCCGTCGACATCGCACGGAAGCTCAACCAGGAGGCCGGCCTCCGGACCTCGGGTACCACCGCCGCAGTCGCCGGCATCGCCTCGACCGGGAAGGCCCCCGAATGA
- the hemL gene encoding glutamate-1-semialdehyde 2,1-aminomutase, with protein sequence MTTNDQLFGRAKNAIPGGVNSPVRAYGSVGGTPRFLVSAKGAYVTDAEGREYVDLVASWGPAILGHAHPGTVEAVQQAAARGLSFGASTPGETELAELVKQRVSVDGDGPIEKLRMVSTGTEATMTAIRLARGYTGRDLLVKFAGHYHGHSDSLLAEAGSGVATLAMPGSAGITAETAAQTLVLPYNDLDAVRRAFDEHSERIAAVIVESAAANMGVLAPERGFNRALAQITQSHGALLIVDEVLTGFRVGSAGWWGLEASKVVPDGAGWKPDLITFGKVIGGGMPLAALGGRREVMDFLAPLGPVYQAGTLSGNPLAVAAGIATLRAATPSVYESLNHTASVISAATSDALSAEGVAHTVQRAGNLFSFAFTDTAPRNYDDVRAQDVFRYAPFFHAMLDAGVTLPPSVFEAWFVTAAHDERAVGRILDALPAAAKAAAAG encoded by the coding sequence ATGACCACGAACGACCAGCTGTTCGGCCGCGCGAAGAACGCGATCCCCGGCGGCGTGAACTCGCCCGTCCGTGCTTACGGTTCGGTCGGTGGCACCCCGCGCTTCCTGGTGTCGGCGAAGGGCGCCTACGTCACCGACGCCGAGGGTCGCGAGTACGTCGACCTCGTCGCGTCGTGGGGGCCGGCGATCCTGGGCCACGCGCACCCGGGCACCGTCGAGGCCGTACAGCAGGCCGCCGCACGCGGGCTGTCGTTCGGCGCCTCGACCCCGGGCGAGACCGAGCTGGCCGAGCTCGTGAAGCAGCGGGTGTCGGTCGACGGCGACGGCCCCATCGAGAAGCTCCGCATGGTGTCCACCGGCACCGAGGCCACGATGACGGCGATCCGGTTGGCCCGTGGCTACACCGGCCGCGACCTGCTCGTGAAGTTCGCCGGGCACTACCACGGGCACTCCGACTCCCTGCTGGCCGAGGCCGGCTCGGGCGTCGCCACCCTGGCGATGCCGGGCAGCGCGGGCATCACGGCCGAGACCGCCGCGCAGACGCTCGTGCTGCCCTACAACGACCTCGACGCGGTCCGCCGTGCCTTCGACGAGCACTCCGAGCGCATCGCCGCCGTGATCGTCGAGTCGGCCGCGGCGAACATGGGCGTGCTCGCCCCCGAACGCGGCTTCAACCGGGCGCTCGCGCAGATCACGCAGTCGCACGGGGCGCTGCTCATCGTCGACGAGGTCCTGACCGGGTTCCGCGTCGGGTCCGCCGGATGGTGGGGCCTCGAGGCGTCGAAGGTCGTCCCCGACGGCGCCGGGTGGAAGCCCGACCTGATCACGTTCGGCAAGGTCATCGGCGGTGGCATGCCCCTGGCCGCGCTCGGTGGTCGCCGCGAGGTGATGGACTTCCTCGCCCCGCTCGGCCCCGTGTACCAAGCGGGCACCCTGTCCGGCAACCCGCTCGCGGTCGCCGCCGGCATCGCCACGCTCCGCGCCGCGACACCGTCCGTGTACGAGTCGCTGAACCACACGGCATCGGTCATCTCCGCGGCGACGTCGGACGCCCTGTCGGCGGAGGGCGTCGCCCACACCGTGCAGCGCGCCGGCAACCTGTTCTCGTTCGCCTTCACCGACACTGCGCCGCGGAACTACGACGACGTGCGGGCGCAGGACGTGTTCCGGTACGCGCCGTTCTTCCACGCGATGCTCGACGCCGGGGTGACCCTGCCGCCGAGCGTGTTCGAGGCGTGGTTCGTCACGGCCGCCCACGACGAACGAGCGGTCGGGCGGATCCTCGACGCCCTGCCCGCAGCGGCGAAGGCCGCGGCGGCTGGTTGA
- a CDS encoding DIP1984 family protein, with the protein MQLAEALIERADLQKRIEQLRGRIAANARYQEGEEPDEDARELLAEAERSIDALEVLLARINATNASTTVASGQTVTALLARRDALRLRHALVTGAADATAGATGGYRQLRSELRTFAALPTAELRSRADALAKEIRELDAVVQRTNWEVTLVD; encoded by the coding sequence ATGCAACTCGCCGAGGCCCTCATCGAGCGCGCCGACCTGCAGAAGCGCATCGAACAGCTGCGCGGCCGCATCGCCGCGAACGCCCGCTACCAAGAGGGCGAGGAACCCGACGAGGACGCCCGCGAGCTCCTCGCCGAGGCGGAGCGGTCGATCGACGCGCTCGAGGTCCTGCTCGCCCGCATCAACGCGACGAACGCCAGCACCACCGTCGCGTCCGGGCAGACCGTGACCGCGCTGCTCGCCCGCCGCGATGCCCTGCGGCTGCGGCACGCGCTCGTCACCGGGGCGGCGGACGCCACGGCCGGTGCCACCGGCGGCTACCGTCAGCTCCGCAGCGAACTGCGGACGTTCGCCGCGCTGCCGACCGCCGAGCTCCGGTCGCGGGCCGACGCACTGGCGAAGGAGATCCGCGAGCTCGACGCCGTCGTCCAGCGCACCAACTGGGAGGTCACCCTGGTCGACTGA